DNA from Granulicella arctica:
CAAAATCAAGCATGTTGCAAAGAACCTCTCCGCGTCCTACCAGTCATGCGTACGGGAGATCGGGATTGGAGCCGCACCGCTCCAGGAAGCCCTCAGCAAGGAGAGTCTCCCAGGGTTAGGCTGCTTCATCAAACACCTTTGTGTCTGCGTAGCAGGAGAAGACATCCGCCCGCTCTTGCCCAAATTTCGTCCATCCATCGAGGTCGCTCGCGGATTCAACGGAGATTACGCAATCGATACGCAAGCCACGCTGAACGAGCTGGGGGAAACAAATCAGCCGGCAATCGCACAAGCCGTAATGCGTCGGATCTGCCGCAAGACAGTACGCACAGGATTTAGCCTCGTAATGCCGCGCCTGGGTCGCTGGACAACAGAGCTCGAGACCTCATTCGAATACTTCTGCCGTTACTATCCCGAGAAGCGGACCAGTATGACCCTGATCCTCGACTGGATACAGCGACCACCGGAAGATAAGACTGAATTCCTGCGAACGGTAACGCCGCTGGCTGAATGGCTCACCACCGAGTTTGACCGGGTTATTGGTCATTAGGGATTTGATTCGACACGTCTCGCGGCCGGAGCGAAGCGACAATTCAAACTAACCCGCTACCCGCAAGCAATCCACATTGCTGTCCTGCTCCTCATTGTGGCACCAAGTCGCGAGCACAGGAGCATTACCTTCCCGAATACCGCGCCACCCTGCCAGTTGAGAAAAGAGCGGCCTCTAAGCAGCCGAATCTTCTCCATTCCTTCGCGGCTTCAGTGCACCAACCGCTTCGCGACAGGAAGAGACAAAGTGATGCTCGTCCCGCTCATACCAGTGTCTGTGCAGCTGGTCAGCGCAACCCGTCCGCCGTGCTTCTCTACAAGCTGCTTCGTCACCCAAAGTCCTATACCCGTGCCAAGGTTGCCCTTTGTCGTAAAGAAGGGTTCAAAGACCTTTGTCAGATGCTCCTGTTCGATCCCTGCGCCTTGGTCCCGCACCAGAACCTCAATACCTCCTTCAAGGTTTGCGGCTTCCTGTATCTGAATGTGGAGCAATCCGCCTTCGGGCATCGCATCGATGGAGTTCGAAATAATATTCGAGAAGACCTGCACCAGTTCACCCCGGCTGGCCATCACAGGACGACGATCGTCAAAGATGGTTTTGACCACGATGTGCCTGTTCTCCAGCTTTGA
Protein-coding regions in this window:
- a CDS encoding nucleotidyltransferase domain-containing protein produces the protein MTRDGLDAEGYIEICCAVEKISPVYRPVLDDSIALLTSTFEARLHGIYLYGSVATGHARLGKSDIDLLVIFSNPISDPDQAKIKHVAKNLSASYQSCVREIGIGAAPLQEALSKESLPGLGCFIKHLCVCVAGEDIRPLLPKFRPSIEVARGFNGDYAIDTQATLNELGETNQPAIAQAVMRRICRKTVRTGFSLVMPRLGRWTTELETSFEYFCRYYPEKRTSMTLILDWIQRPPEDKTEFLRTVTPLAEWLTTEFDRVIGH